From Candidatus Binatia bacterium:
TTGGTTTCACGAGCTACGGACAATAACTTGATCGTGTACCCGAAGTCCCGGGCATAGGCCATGTCGACGCCGCTCACGTTGCGGATGCCTTCGACGTGGACCGATTTCGGGTCGATCAGCTTGCCGAAGGCCAGCGCCACCAGGATCACGAGCTTGTGCAGGGCGTCCAGGCCGTCGATGTCGTAGCTCGGGTCGGCCTCGGCCAGCCCCATCTTCTGGGCCCTGGCCAGTACCTCGGCGAACTCGCCGTTGCCGGCGGCCATCTCGGTCAGGATGTAATTGCAGGTGCCGTTGACGATGCCGTAGACCTCGAGATTGCGGTCGGCCGCAAGCGACTCGCGCAGCGCACGGACGATCGGGATGCCGCCGCCCACGCTGGCTTCGAAGCCGAGAGCGACGCCGGCCTTCTCGGCGGCAGCGGCCAGTTCGAGGCCGTGGGCCGACAGCACCGCCTTGTTCGCGGTCACGACACTCTTGCCGGCCTTGAGCGCTTCGAGCTGGAAGCTGAGAGCCGGCTGCAGCCCACCGATCAGCTCGACGACGACGTCCACCGAAGGATCGTGGATCAGCGCCCTGGCATCGGTCGTCATCAGCGACTTGTCGATCTTGACGCCGCGGTCGGACTTGAGGTCGAGGTCGGCGATGCGCGCCAGGCGAAGCGGCACGCCGAGGCGCGCGCGAAGGCCGGTCGCGTGGTCGCGCAGAATGCGCACGACCCCGGTCCCGATGGTGCCGAAGCCGATGAGCCCGACGCCGATGTCTTTCTTCGCTACCGCCATGATTTTTGCCGGTCCGTAGACGCCGATCCGTCGCCGGCCAGCCGCCCTGACTATCCCGGAAGTTCCGCCGCTTCCACAGCCGGCGCGGCCGGCGGCGAGCCTTCGGCCATCGCCGCGTGAAGCCGGTCGGCGCGGTACGACGATCGCACCAGCGGCCCCGCGGACACTTCGGCAAAACCGAGGCTTCGTGCGACCGATGCCAGGTCGTCGAACTCGGCGGGCTCGTAGTAACGCGCAACAGGACGCTGCTCGCGGGTCGGCCGCAGGTACTGGCCGATCGTCACCAGGTCGCAGCCGGCGCGGCGCAGGTCGGCAAGCGACTCGACGATTTCCTCGCGGGTTTCGCCGAAGCCGACCATGATTCCGGATTTGACGGCGCCACGTCCCTTTCCCGATGCGATCTGGTGCGCGAGGCGCAGCACGTCGAGCGAGCGCTCGTAGCGGGCGCGGCCGCGCACCTCGGGCGTAAGGCGTCGCACGGTTTCGATGTTGTGCCCGAAGACATCGGGAGCGGCACGCATCACCGTCTCGACGAGCTCGCTGCGACCATTGAAATCCGACGTGAGCACCTCGACCTCGACGCCGTCGATTCTTGCGCGCAGCTCTTCGATCGTTCGCGCGAAATGGCCGGCGCCCTCATCGTCGAGATCGTCGCGCGCGACCTGGGTAAGGACGACGTACCGAAGGCCGAGCGCGGCGGCGGTGTCCGCGACGCGCACCGGTTCGAAGGGATCGGGCGCCGCGCCGCGTCCGGTCGCAACCGAGCAGAACGAGCAGCGCCGCGTGCAGTTGCCGCCGAGCAGCATGAACGTCGCCGTGCCGGCCGAGAAGCACTCGCCGATGTTCGGGCAGCGCGCTTCTTCGCAGACGGTGACCAGCCGGCCCTTTCGAAGGCGCCGCTTGAGATCGTCGGCCTCCGACAGCCGGCGGTGCTGGCCGATCACCCACGGGGGCAGCCGTTGCGTCTGCGCGTCCACCCTCCGCTTATAGAAGCCCGCCCGGCAGCCGCAAAACGGAGCCTGCGCAAAAAGCGCCGTGGCCGCACCGACGCGCGGGCCTGGGTGCCCTCAGCCCACCTCCGCGAGGTCGAGCAGATCCTTCCAGCGGGAGTCCAGAACCCGGCGAAGCTCGCGGGATTCGGCCTTTTCGAGGCGAGGATCGCCGGAGAGCCACGAAAGCGCCTCCTGGCGCGCGAGCGTGAGCAACTCACCGTCGCGCACGAGGTTGGCGGCGCGCAGAGCCGGGACTCCGGCCTGCCTCGTGCCGAGA
This genomic window contains:
- a CDS encoding homoserine dehydrogenase, which encodes MAVAKKDIGVGLIGFGTIGTGVVRILRDHATGLRARLGVPLRLARIADLDLKSDRGVKIDKSLMTTDARALIHDPSVDVVVELIGGLQPALSFQLEALKAGKSVVTANKAVLSAHGLELAAAAEKAGVALGFEASVGGGIPIVRALRESLAADRNLEVYGIVNGTCNYILTEMAAGNGEFAEVLARAQKMGLAEADPSYDIDGLDALHKLVILVALAFGKLIDPKSVHVEGIRNVSGVDMAYARDFGYTIKLLSVARETNKGIEARIHPAMVPNNHLLAKVSGAFNAVCLRGNALGTSIYYGRGAGMMPTATAVVADIVDAGRCLLEGRPPQVPPYGLPSAALAKARVVDMAAIEHEHYVRLQLSDKPGALAKITAVLARAGVSIATVAQHEKPSRGAVPVVMRTHRAREGALQKAMARIAKLSEVRAQPVAIRVEERLGEES
- the lipA gene encoding lipoyl synthase, producing the protein MDAQTQRLPPWVIGQHRRLSEADDLKRRLRKGRLVTVCEEARCPNIGECFSAGTATFMLLGGNCTRRCSFCSVATGRGAAPDPFEPVRVADTAAALGLRYVVLTQVARDDLDDEGAGHFARTIEELRARIDGVEVEVLTSDFNGRSELVETVMRAAPDVFGHNIETVRRLTPEVRGRARYERSLDVLRLAHQIASGKGRGAVKSGIMVGFGETREEIVESLADLRRAGCDLVTIGQYLRPTREQRPVARYYEPAEFDDLASVARSLGFAEVSAGPLVRSSYRADRLHAAMAEGSPPAAPAVEAAELPG